The Mytilus trossulus isolate FHL-02 chromosome 3, PNRI_Mtr1.1.1.hap1, whole genome shotgun sequence genome contains a region encoding:
- the LOC134712145 gene encoding uncharacterized protein LOC134712145 isoform X1, producing the protein MMYSLLVKFSFLLILSLFILSTSARDGLNFWDAMKQLDEMNRKILQQRSHNQTDDTVAEVSSKTEPPEPTLPYSKHVDFDNKVTTESPTVHDSTQAEHFSTRPTTEHGSTATRQSEEIKTSTRNESSSLPHIPLSTYSKIKPDMLSTQANSLRNTNAKKITVTSMDEKVARDIFLYSGVACGAVLACICILIMVILRRKRMESHKEKHLEKRFSATDQRTYKDTKIFVMSKTGKGDNIVNSFDAIPTNTNLWKELQSSTPNVF; encoded by the exons ATGATGTACTCGTTATTagtcaaattttcatttttactgattttgtcaCTT tttatATTGTCAACCAGCGCTAGAGATGGGCTCAACTTTTGGGATGCGATGAAACAGCTAGATGAGATGAATCGGAAAATTTTACAACAAAGATCTCATAACCAAACAGATGATACAGTAGCAGAGGTTTCATCTAAAACGGAGCCACCAGAACCAACACTGCCATATTCAAAGCATGTGGACTTTGACAATAAAGTAACAACTGAGTCACCTACAGTTCATGACAGTACACAAGCGGAACATTTTAGCACGCGACCAACGACAGAACACGGATCAACAGCCACCAGACAAAGCGAAGAAATAAAAACTTCTACGAGGAACGAATCTTCTAGTCTGCCACACATACCGTTAAGTACGTACTCCAAAATAAAACCAGATATGCTAAGTACACAGGCCAACTCTTTGCGTAATACTAACGCgaaaaaaataactgttacTAGCATGGATGAAAAAGTTGCTCGTGATATATTTCTGTATTCTGGTGTTGCATGTGGTGCGGTTTTagcatgtatttgtattttaataatgGTGATACTTCGTCGCAAAAGAATGGAAAGtcacaaagaaaaacatttagaaaaaagaTTTTCTGCAACTGACCAAAGAACATATAAGGACACTAAGATTTTTGTGATGAGCAAAACAGGAAAGGGAGACAATATTGTAAATTCTTTCGACGCAATACCAACTAATACTAATTTGTGGAAAGAATTACAGAGCAGCACACCTAACGTATTTTGA
- the LOC134712145 gene encoding uncharacterized protein LOC134712145 isoform X2 encodes MKQLDEMNRKILQQRSHNQTDDTVAEVSSKTEPPEPTLPYSKHVDFDNKVTTESPTVHDSTQAEHFSTRPTTEHGSTATRQSEEIKTSTRNESSSLPHIPLSTYSKIKPDMLSTQANSLRNTNAKKITVTSMDEKVARDIFLYSGVACGAVLACICILIMVILRRKRMESHKEKHLEKRFSATDQRTYKDTKIFVMSKTGKGDNIVNSFDAIPTNTNLWKELQSSTPNVF; translated from the coding sequence ATGAAACAGCTAGATGAGATGAATCGGAAAATTTTACAACAAAGATCTCATAACCAAACAGATGATACAGTAGCAGAGGTTTCATCTAAAACGGAGCCACCAGAACCAACACTGCCATATTCAAAGCATGTGGACTTTGACAATAAAGTAACAACTGAGTCACCTACAGTTCATGACAGTACACAAGCGGAACATTTTAGCACGCGACCAACGACAGAACACGGATCAACAGCCACCAGACAAAGCGAAGAAATAAAAACTTCTACGAGGAACGAATCTTCTAGTCTGCCACACATACCGTTAAGTACGTACTCCAAAATAAAACCAGATATGCTAAGTACACAGGCCAACTCTTTGCGTAATACTAACGCgaaaaaaataactgttacTAGCATGGATGAAAAAGTTGCTCGTGATATATTTCTGTATTCTGGTGTTGCATGTGGTGCGGTTTTagcatgtatttgtattttaataatgGTGATACTTCGTCGCAAAAGAATGGAAAGtcacaaagaaaaacatttagaaaaaagaTTTTCTGCAACTGACCAAAGAACATATAAGGACACTAAGATTTTTGTGATGAGCAAAACAGGAAAGGGAGACAATATTGTAAATTCTTTCGACGCAATACCAACTAATACTAATTTGTGGAAAGAATTACAGAGCAGCACACCTAACGTATTTTGA